In Melospiza georgiana isolate bMelGeo1 chromosome 8, bMelGeo1.pri, whole genome shotgun sequence, one genomic interval encodes:
- the LBX1 gene encoding transcription factor LBX1: MTSKEEPKPSSGEERRRSPLDHLPPPANSNKPLTPFSIEDILNKPSVRRSYTLCGTAHLLSAAEKHPPAGLPLSGRALLSQTSPLCALEELASKTFKGLEVSVLQAAEGRDGMTIFGQRQTPKKRRKSRTAFTNHQIYELEKRFLYQKYLSPADRDQIAQQLGLTNAQVITWFQNRRAKLKRDLEEMKADVESAKKLGPNPAVDIVALAELEPSAEGRGKARPGSPPPPPAAAREPGAPPPPRPASPPTERPRSRRDSEEEEEEEEEDVEIDVDD; this comes from the exons ATGACTTCCAAAGAAGAACCCAAGCCCTCTTCGGGGGAAGAACGGCGGCGGAGCCCTTTGGATCACCTCCCACCGCCGGCCAACTCCAACAAGCCCCTCACCCCCTTCAGCATCGAGGACATCCTCAACAAGCCCTCGGTGCGGAGGAGTTACACCCTCTGCGGAACGGCCCACCTCCTCTCCGCCGCCGAGAAGCACCCCCCGGCCGGGCTGCCCCTCTCCGGCCGGGCGCTGCTCTCCCAGACCTCGCCCCTCTGCGCCCTGGAAGAGCTGGCCAGCAAGACCTTCAAGGGGCTGGAAGTCAGCGTGCTGCAGGCGGCCGAAG GCCGGGACGGGATGACCATCTTCGGGCAGCGGCAAACGCCGAAGAAGCGTCGGAAGTCGCGGACGGCCTTCACCAACCACCAGATCTACGAGCTGGAGAAGCGGTTCCTCTACCAAAAATACCTGTCGCCGGCGGACCGGGACCAGATCgcccagcagctggggctcACCAACGCCCAGGTCATCACCTGGTTTCAGAACCGCCGCGCCAAGCTCAAGAGAGACCTGGAGGAGATGAAGGCCGACGTGGAATCGGCCAAAAAGCTGGGCCCCAACCCCGCCGTGGACATCGTGGCCTTGGCCGAGCTGGAGCCCAGCGCCGAGGGACGGGGCAAGGCGCGGCCCGggtccccgccgccgccccccgccgccgcccgggaGCCCGgcgctccgccgccgccccgccccgcctcGCCCCCCACGGAGCGGCCCCGCAGCCGCCGGGacagcgaggaggaggaggaagaggaggaggaggacgtgGAGATCGACGTGGATGACTGA